One Stratiformator vulcanicus genomic window, ATGTGATACAACTCGTGCAGTGTGGTGACGAGCTTTTCCTGCGGCGAATGATCGAGGAATCGCGGCAGGTAAAATGTCAGTAGATAGAGCAGTTCCTGCTCGCCAGTAAATATCCGCTGCACCGTCCAAGTGCGACCCCGCCGGCGCTCGGTCAACACGCCGCCCGCGAACCGCATGGGGGTCAGCTTCGCCTGCAGCCCGTGCGGCACTCGGCGTCTCGCCTGCGCGTACGTGACGCCGACGGCATCCATGCGGATGTGCTGAAACTCCGGGATGCGAAGACAAACGTCTTCACAGAGACGGCGCATCGCGGCGCTGAAATCGAATGGCGTATTCGGCATGGCGAAGTCAGGATCGGTCTGCGGACAATGCAGAGTTTTACCTGTGCATCGTTTTTCCGCAATAGCGATCACCGCGCCGCCGGGGGCGCGATCAATACTCGCCTACGACTTCTGATCCTCATCTTCCGCTGCCGATTCAGTCTCATCGGCTTCTGCTTCGGACGCGGCGGTCGCTTCCGGTGAATCGGTCGAGTCGTCGACTTGTTCCGTCGATTCGGCTGATTCGTCCTCGGTCGTCTCTTCCTCGTCGTCAGTCACCAGCGGCGCCTGCGACGGCGCTCGGCGAGTACGATCTTTCACGCCGACGAATTCGATCAACGCCTGCTGACCGTTGTCGCCAAGGCGACGTTCTGCCAGACGAACGACACGGGTGTAGCCGCCGTCGCGTTCGGCGAATCGTTTGACCAACTCATCGAATAGAATGTCGACCGCGTCATGATCTCGCAGCAACGAATAGGCGCGACGGCGAGCTGTGATGGACGGAGCTTTCGCTTCGGACCACTTTTGCCACTCATCGCTTTGCCGCCACTGTCGCCAGGCGTCCGAGTTGCGTTCGGCATTGGTCGCATGTTCGGCCGCGGCTTCTTCGCTATGCTGCGCTTTCTTTGCGATTGTGATCAGCCGTTCGACAAACGGCCGCAATTCCTTGGCTTTGGGAACCGTCGTAACGATGCGACCGGGAACCTTCGGCCGGTCCGGATCATCTTCATCGATTCGCACCGACTTGATGAGGCTCGCCGCCATATTGCGGAACATCGCTTTACGATGCGAAGGGTTCCGATTCAGTTTTCGACCGCGAATTTTATGTCGCATGATTCCGTACCGTCGATGAGCCGCTCGACTTGAGCATGTAAATTAGATTGTCGATCAAAGGCCGTTGGACGCAGCCGCCTTGATAGGAGCCGTGGTCCGTCCGGTCTTCAGTGGTGACCGGCGTTCGTCAGGTTGATTGCGGGACACGCATCCCGAGTCGAAGCCCGATTTCTCGCAGCCGTTCGTTGACCTCGGTCAGTGTGGTCTCACCGAAGTTGCGGACGGTGAGCAGTTGGTCTTCTGACTTGGAGACGAGATCGCGGACGGTATTGATGCCCTCCGACTCCAGGCAGTTCGTCGCCCGAACCGACAGGTTGAGCTCGGCCAGACTTTGGCCCAGCTTCTCTTCCAGTTCGAGGTCGACCGGGGCATAGCCGGTCTGATCCATCATTTGCTTCAGGCCCGCTTCCGGCGGCAGTTCCGGTCCCGGCTCGCGGTAATTGATGAACGGGTTGAGGTGCTTCCGCATGATCTTCGCGGCTTCAACCAACGCCAGTTCCGGCGTCACCGTTCCGTCCGTCCAAATCTCGAGCGTCAGCTTGTCATAGTTCGTTCGCTGACCGACGCGGGTATCCTCAATAAGGTACTTCACGCGGGTCACGGGCGAGAAAATGGCATCGAGTGGAATGATGCCGATCTCTGACTCGCCGGCACTCGATTCAGCAGCTGGCAGGTAACCACGGCCGTTGTCGACCGTCAGTTCGATGCTCAGCGGAACGTCGTCGGTCATCGTTGCGATGACGAGGTCTTTGTTGATGACCTCGACCTGGCTGTCGGTGATGATGTCCGCACCGGTGACGACGCCGCGCTCCTGCTTTTCAATGCGAAGCGTCTTGGAGGTCGGGCTGTCGTTGCGGAGAACCAGCGACTTCAGGTTCAGGCAAATATCGGTGACATCCTCGACGACGCCGGGGATGGTCGAAAACTCGTGCTGCACGCCTTGAATCTTAACCCGCGTGACCGCACTGCCCTCAAGACTTGAGAGCAAAATACGACGCAGGCTGATGCCGATCGTCGCACCAAAACCGCGCTCGAACGGCTCCGCAATGAACAAGCCGTACGTTGGCGTCGACGAATCGGGTTCAGGTGATACGCGACTTGGTAGTTCCAATCCTCGCCAGCGAATTCGCATCGGCTCAGCTCCCGACAATTTTATAAGGATTGCCCGGCGACGACACGTCCGGGCAAAGTTTCATTCGTTTGCAGCCGCATCGGTGGTGAGGCTCGACCCGCAACCCTGCGACCGTTCCCCGCACCAAAATCACGCCGATCAATCAGACGCGACGCTTCTTCGGGGGGCGACATCCGTTGTGCGGCAGCGGCGTGACGTCTTCGATTGCCTTGATCGAGATGCCGGCCGAATTGAGCCCCTGAATCGCGCTCTCACGCCCGGAGCCGGGGCCTTTAACGCGGACTTCCATTTCCTTCACGCCGAACTTTGCTGCCCGTTCCGCGCACGTTTCCGCAGCACGCTGCGCGGCGAACGGAGTGCTCTTCCGGCTGCCCTTATAACCGACCGTGCCGGCGGACGCCCAGCAGAGGACCTCACCGTTCGTGTCGGTGATAGTCACGGTCGTATTATTGAACGTCGCCTTTACGTGGGCGATCGCCTTCGTAATACCGCGCCGAACTCGTTTCTTCTTTGTCTTGGCCACTGTTCGCCTCAAACGAACTCAGGGAATCGGCCCAACGGCCGAGCAATGGAAAATCAAATCGAATCGCAACACACCAAGCGAACTCCGAAGGAGTCTCGCCGATTAGTGCCGCATATCTTTGACGCCCTTCTTACCGGCGACAGTCTTCTTCGAGCCCTTGCGGGTTCTTGCGTTCGTCGAAGTCCGCTGACCGCGAACGGGGAGTCCCCGGCGATGCCTTAGACCTCGATAGCAACCAATATCACGCAGGCGGGCGATGTCTTGCTGAACTCGCCGCCGTAACGCACCTTCGATCACGTAATCACGATCGAGCGTGTTGTTAATTTGCGAGATTTCGTCTTCGGTCAGTTCGTGTGACTTCCGACGCGGGTCGATATCGAGCGAATAGCAGATATCGATCGACGTCTTCGTGCCGATTCCGTAAAGGTAGGTCAACGCGACGTAAACCGGCTTATTGTTCGGAACGTCCACACCCTGAATACGTGGCATCTCAAAAGCTCCTTCGCCTACTCGGGCGTATCAGCCTTGGCGTTGCTTGTGACGCGGATTCGCGGAGCAGATCACGTAGACCTTGCCCCGTCGGCGCACCACCTTGCACCGCTCGCAAATTCGTTTAACGCTTGCTCTTACTTTCATTGTCGTCTCGCTCGGAACCAATACCGGTACCGCAAAAATCATCGAATGTAAGCCGAATACAAATCGGCTCGTAGGCGACGCCGCACCTTGGAGGTGGACGACTCGGGACCGCAGCCGCGCGAAGTTCTGCAATATAAACGTGTTGCGGTCGAAGTCTCAAGTCAACCGAATGCTGTCGGCGACGGAATTCCAAGTCCGCAGGCACGTCTCATCACCTCAAATCGAGCGGCTCACCCACCCCTTCCGTCAGAATTCGCACGCCGTCACGGGTCAGCGCGACCGTGTGCTCGAAGTGGACGCTCGGCTCATCGTCGGCCGTGACGACGGTCCAGTCATCATCACAGAGTTCGACTTCCGCCGTGCCGCCGTTGATCATCGGTTCAATCGCGAGCACCAATCCCGCACGCAGGTCAAAGTCTTCCTCGGCAAATTCTCCGCCGACGAAGTTCGGCACCTGCGGGGCTTCGTGCATCTCGCGTCCGATCGCGTGCCCGACCAGTTCCTTCACGACTCCGTAGCCGTTCGATTCGGCGAGTTCCTGCATCATGGCTGCGATATGCGTCCACTTCTTTCGGCGGGGCAGTTCGCGAAGTGCCAGTGCAAGCGTCTCGCGACCGACTTCCATCAACCGTTCGGTCGCAGGATCGATCTCACCAACCGTGTAAGTCCACGCGGAGTCGCCGCACCAGCCGTCGAGTCGGCAGCCGGTATCAACGCTCACAATGTCGCCGGATTCCAGCACACGTTCGGTCGGGATGCCGTGGACGACTTCTTCGTTGGTTGAAATGCAGGTCACAGCCGGAAAATCGGGGCCGCCTTCTTCGGGGCAGGGTACGCCCAGGAAGAGTGGCGTGGCCGCGTTTCGCAAAAAGACTTCTTCGACGGCAGCGTTCAGTTCCGCTGTCGTGACGCCGGGGCGAACGAGTCCTCGAACTGCGGCGTGAGCTTCGGCCACCAGTTGACCGGCGCGGTACATTTTGTCGATTTCGCGCCGGCTCTTCAGAACGATCGGCTTGCCGGGCTCGCGGCGCTTCCGCGGTTCCTGCGTCTTCTTCGCTTTCTGCTTGATTCGCCGGGGGAGCTTAGTTTTCGGCATCGAGCAGCCCCGAATAATTCCGCATCACGAGATGGCTGTCGATCTTCTGCACGAGGTCGAGCACGACCGACACGACGATCAGCAGTCCGGTGCCGCCATAGAACTGGGCGAGCACGAACGGGATGTCCATGTAAGCCGCGACGAGCGTCGGGATGATGGCCACGATCGAGAGGAAGGCCGCACCGACGTAGGTGATCCGCAGCATGACCTGTTCGAGGTATGCCGCCGTCCGGGTGCCGGGGCGATAGCCGGGAATAAAGCTCCCGTAATCTTTGAGGTTCTCTGCCATATCTTTCGGATTGAACGTGATCGCCGTCCAGAAGTAGCAGAAGAAGTAGATCAGTACGATATACAGAATATTGTAAATGAAACCTCGGTCGCCGAAGATCCGCGCGATGCCCTCGATTAACGGGATTTCTTGTCCCCACCCGGTTTGAGCGATCGAGTTGAAAATCAGATAGGGGAAGATCAGCAGGCTGGAGGCGAAGATGATCGGCATCACGCCGGCCTGGTTGACGCGAAGGGGGAGAAACTGCCGCTGGCCGCCAGCAACGCGTCGACCGCGTACGTGCTTGGCGCTTTGAATCGGGATGCGGCGCTGGCCCTGCGTGATCAAAATCACCCAGACGACGACAAACAGGAACAGCCCGGTGAGCAGCAGCAGTTTTTCAATCCCGTACTGCGTACCGATCGCGAGACCGTTCTGGATGGCGGGCTGAATGAATTCGGTATATCCGGCGGTCGGCATCTGCGCGAGAATACCGGCCATAATCAAAAGACTGATCCCGTTACCGACCCCGTAGGCATCGATCTGCTCGCCGACCCACATCAGGAAAATCGTCCCGGTGGTCATTGTGATCGTACAGACGAGATAGAAATAAACGTTGTTGAACTGCTCCATGATGAGACTCTCCCCCTGGCCCAGGCCGGAAGAGAGGCCGACAATCCAAGCGTAGCTCTGCACCAGACAGATCAGAACGGTGGCGTACCGAGTATACTCATTGATCTTCCTGCGCCCGGCCTCTCCTTCCTTTTGCAGTTGCTCCAAAGGCGGATAAACACTGCCGAGCAGCTGAAAAATGATCGATGCCGAAATGTAAGGCATGATCCCGAGGCCGAAGATCGTGCTGTTACTGATGTTCGATGCCGAGAACAGCGAGACGACCTGCATCACCTGACCGAAAGCGTCGTCGCCGCTCTTCGCGTCGGTGATGAACTCTTTAAGTTGATCCTGATCGATGAACGGGAGGGGGATGTTGAACCCCATCCGATAGACGGCCAGAAGCAGCAGCGTGAGCAGAATCTTCCGGCGCAATTCGGGGATGCGAAAGATCGTGATCAGTTTACTAAACATGACGGCGGGCGTCCTGCGAGGTCGGTCGTGCGTCGGAAAGCGGTGAGCGGAAGACTATCGAAATCGCTGTCATCCTGAAATTGCGATTCACGGACTTCAATCGTCGGACTCGCCGGTCGCATCCGGCGTCGCGATCGAATCGACCGGCTTCTCAAGCCGCTCGATCGTTCCCCCGGCTTTGGTAATCTTCTCTTCGGCTGACTTTGAAAAACGGTGCGCCTTGACGGTCAGCTTCTTGGACAATTCGCCGTCGCCTAAAACCTTGACGATTTCAAAGCGACCGAACGCGAGAGCCTTCTTCTTCAGCGACTCCGGATCGACGACTCCGCCATCCTCGTAGAATTCGTTCAATTGGCGAACATTGACGACCGTAATCCGTTTTTGGAAGTAGGCGTTGCTGAAGCCGCGCTTGGCCACCCGCATGAACAACGGCGTCTGGCCTCCGGCAAAGCCTCGCTTCAACGACGATCCGGCTCGGCTGAAATAGCCCTTGTGACCGCGACCGGACGTCTTGCCGTGCCCCGATCCAGGGCCGCGGCCGATCCGCTTGCGCTTCTTATTCTTCTTGATGTCACGATGGATGTCGTCGAGAATCATGCCGAACTTCCTGTTTCCGCGGCGAAGTGCCGCTCAATAATGCCTGCTTCGGCTATTGCCACCGAGTCTCTCGTGCCAGCAACAGTGCGATTTCAGCTCGTCTTCTTTTGACCGCGTCTCTACTTCAATTCGACGCCGCGAAGCCGTGCGATGGTCTCGCGTGTCCGAAGTTGTTCCAAGGCGTTGAACGTCGCTTTGACGAGGTTCATCGCGTTATTTGAGCCGAAGCTCTTAGTCAGAATATCGGTGATGCCCGCCGACTCAACGACGGAGCGGACCGCTTCGCCAGCGATAATGCCGGTACCCGGACTGGCCGGAATCAGAAGGACCTGAGAAGCGCGAAACCGGCCGACGACTTCGTGCGGAATTGTCGTTTCGACGATCGGAACGCTGATCGTATTTCGCGAGGCCTGCTTGGTGGCTTTATCGACGGCGAGCGGGACTTCAATTCCTTTACCGTAGCCGTAG contains:
- a CDS encoding bL17 family ribosomal protein; amino-acid sequence: MRHKIRGRKLNRNPSHRKAMFRNMAASLIKSVRIDEDDPDRPKVPGRIVTTVPKAKELRPFVERLITIAKKAQHSEEAAAEHATNAERNSDAWRQWRQSDEWQKWSEAKAPSITARRRAYSLLRDHDAVDILFDELVKRFAERDGGYTRVVRLAERRLGDNGQQALIEFVGVKDRTRRAPSQAPLVTDDEEETTEDESAESTEQVDDSTDSPEATAASEAEADETESAAEDEDQKS
- the rpsE gene encoding 30S ribosomal protein S5; translation: MASDNQGGRDNSEKVVQIRRCACVVKGGRRFSFTALVVNGDSNGKVGYGYGKGIEVPLAVDKATKQASRNTISVPIVETTIPHEVVGRFRASQVLLIPASPGTGIIAGEAVRSVVESAGITDILTKSFGSNNAMNLVKATFNALEQLRTRETIARLRGVELK
- the map gene encoding type I methionyl aminopeptidase, coding for MPKTKLPRRIKQKAKKTQEPRKRREPGKPIVLKSRREIDKMYRAGQLVAEAHAAVRGLVRPGVTTAELNAAVEEVFLRNAATPLFLGVPCPEEGGPDFPAVTCISTNEEVVHGIPTERVLESGDIVSVDTGCRLDGWCGDSAWTYTVGEIDPATERLMEVGRETLALALRELPRRKKWTHIAAMMQELAESNGYGVVKELVGHAIGREMHEAPQVPNFVGGEFAEEDFDLRAGLVLAIEPMINGGTAEVELCDDDWTVVTADDEPSVHFEHTVALTRDGVRILTEGVGEPLDLR
- the rpmJ gene encoding 50S ribosomal protein L36; this encodes MKVRASVKRICERCKVVRRRGKVYVICSANPRHKQRQG
- a CDS encoding DNA-directed RNA polymerase subunit alpha, yielding MRIRWRGLELPSRVSPEPDSSTPTYGLFIAEPFERGFGATIGISLRRILLSSLEGSAVTRVKIQGVQHEFSTIPGVVEDVTDICLNLKSLVLRNDSPTSKTLRIEKQERGVVTGADIITDSQVEVINKDLVIATMTDDVPLSIELTVDNGRGYLPAAESSAGESEIGIIPLDAIFSPVTRVKYLIEDTRVGQRTNYDKLTLEIWTDGTVTPELALVEAAKIMRKHLNPFINYREPGPELPPEAGLKQMMDQTGYAPVDLELEEKLGQSLAELNLSVRATNCLESEGINTVRDLVSKSEDQLLTVRNFGETTLTEVNERLREIGLRLGMRVPQST
- the secY gene encoding preprotein translocase subunit SecY; translation: MFSKLITIFRIPELRRKILLTLLLLAVYRMGFNIPLPFIDQDQLKEFITDAKSGDDAFGQVMQVVSLFSASNISNSTIFGLGIMPYISASIIFQLLGSVYPPLEQLQKEGEAGRRKINEYTRYATVLICLVQSYAWIVGLSSGLGQGESLIMEQFNNVYFYLVCTITMTTGTIFLMWVGEQIDAYGVGNGISLLIMAGILAQMPTAGYTEFIQPAIQNGLAIGTQYGIEKLLLLTGLFLFVVVWVILITQGQRRIPIQSAKHVRGRRVAGGQRQFLPLRVNQAGVMPIIFASSLLIFPYLIFNSIAQTGWGQEIPLIEGIARIFGDRGFIYNILYIVLIYFFCYFWTAITFNPKDMAENLKDYGSFIPGYRPGTRTAAYLEQVMLRITYVGAAFLSIVAIIPTLVAAYMDIPFVLAQFYGGTGLLIVVSVVLDLVQKIDSHLVMRNYSGLLDAEN
- the rpsM gene encoding 30S ribosomal protein S13 gives rise to the protein MPRIQGVDVPNNKPVYVALTYLYGIGTKTSIDICYSLDIDPRRKSHELTEDEISQINNTLDRDYVIEGALRRRVQQDIARLRDIGCYRGLRHRRGLPVRGQRTSTNARTRKGSKKTVAGKKGVKDMRH
- the rplO gene encoding 50S ribosomal protein L15; protein product: MILDDIHRDIKKNKKRKRIGRGPGSGHGKTSGRGHKGYFSRAGSSLKRGFAGGQTPLFMRVAKRGFSNAYFQKRITVVNVRQLNEFYEDGGVVDPESLKKKALAFGRFEIVKVLGDGELSKKLTVKAHRFSKSAEEKITKAGGTIERLEKPVDSIATPDATGESDD
- the rpsK gene encoding 30S ribosomal protein S11, encoding MAKTKKKRVRRGITKAIAHVKATFNNTTVTITDTNGEVLCWASAGTVGYKGSRKSTPFAAQRAAETCAERAAKFGVKEMEVRVKGPGSGRESAIQGLNSAGISIKAIEDVTPLPHNGCRPPKKRRV